GTGACGACGGCCACCCGCCCGTACGACGTCTCGAACGGCGCCGCCTGCACCCGGCCGCCGAGCCGCCGTACGGCGGCGAGCGCGTCGTCGAGGCCGGTGACCCGGAAGTGGGTGAGGACGTGCGGGGGCATCTCGGCGGGGAAGACGTCGGTGACGTCGGCGCGGCCGAAGTCGGGCTCGGCGCCGGGGGCGAACAGGGCGTGGTGGAAGAGGCCGCCGTAGAAGGTGTTGGCGCCGGTGGTGTCGCGGGTGTACAGCTCGGCCCAGGCGAAGGTGCCCGGCTCGTGGCGGCGGCCGAAGCCGGGGTGCCGGCGGGCCTGCCAGAGCCCGAACACCGCGCCCTCGGGGTCGGCGGCGAGCGCGGCCCGGCCGAGGTCGCCCACCGGGTAGGGGGCCACGACCAGTTGCCCGCCGGCCGCGACGATCCGCCGGCCGAGGGTCTGGGCGTCCGGGGTGGCGAAGTAGACCGTCCACACGGTGGGCATCCGCCCGTCCGTCTTGCGCTCCAGCGCGGCGACCGGCTCCCCGCCGAGCCGCGCCCACACCGAGCCGCCGTGCCCCTCCTCGAAGCTCCATCCGAACAGCTCCCCGTAGAAGCGCTTGCCCGCTTCGAGGTCCGGCAGCTGGGCCTCGATCCAGCAGGGGGTGCCCTCCCGGTAGGGGGCCGGGGCGGCCGGCTGCGCGGCGGGCGGCGGCTGCCGGGGGCCGGTGCCCGCGCGCGGGATCTCCTCCGTGTCGGGCCGCGGCATCTCCTGGGTGTCGGCGAGCCGGTCCCCTTCCGCGGACTCTTCGGAAGAAGGGGCCCCTGCGGTGGGTGCCCCGGGCGACTTCCCGGTGTCCGGCTCCTGGCGTCCCGCCTCCGGTCCGGGGTGCTCCCGGCCCTTTGGTACGCCGCTGTGACCCCCGTGTGGCTCTTCGTTCGCGGATGCCCTGTTTTCGGCCATGTCGTCAAAGTAACCGGGCGGCGCGCACCGCGCAGACCAGGCACAGCGCCCCCGATACACCCGTGCACCCCATTTGCACTCGGCCGAATCGCGCTCCCAGCCCCCCTCGGTAAGCTGACGGCATGACAGGACAAGTGCGTACCGTCGACGGCCGCGTGGCCGGTCGGCGTGGGCAGGCGACCCGGCAGAAGCTGCTCGACTGCCTCAGCGAGATGCTCAGCTCCTCCCCGTACCGGGACGTCAAGGTCATCGATGTCGCTCGGAAGGCGGGCACTTCGCCCGCGACCTTCTACCAGTACTTCCCGGACGTCGAGGGCGCCGTCCTGGAGATCGCCGAGCAAATGGCGGCCGAGGGCGCCGGATTGACCGAGCTGCTCGAAGGGCGGTCCTGGGCCGGCAGGTCCGGATGGCAGACCTCGCAGGAACTCGTGGACGGCTTCCTGGACTTCTGGAAGAAGCACGACGCGATCCTGCGCGTGGTCGACCTCGGCGCCGCCGAAGGGGACAAACGGTTCTACAAGATCCGCATGAAGATCCTCAACTCGGTGAACAGCTCCCTCGCGGACTCGATCACGGAGCTCCAGACCAAGGGCCGCGTCGACAAGGACGTGAACCCCGCGGCGGTGGCCGGTTCGCTCGTCGCGATGCTCGCCGCGGTGGCCGCCCACCAGAAGGGCTTCTCCTCCTGGGGCGTGAAGCAGGCCGAACTCAAGCCCAATCTCGCCCTGTTGGTCCACCTGGGCGTGACCGGCCGCAAGCCCTCGAAATAGCCCGCTCCTCTTCCCCTCGGTAGGTACCGGTACGTTCCCTTATCTCCTGCACTGCACCAAGTCCTGTCTCGCGGGCGGTGGTTCACCTCGGGTGAGCCGCCGCCCGCCGTGCTTGCCGCAGGCGTCAGGAGGGCAGCGGACGGTCCCGTACGACGTGCTTCATCACCAGCGTGGAGGTCAGCCGCTGCACGCCCGGCAGGGTCGCGAGCCGGTCGTCGTACAGCCGCTGGAAGGCGGCGAGGTCGGCCGTGGCGACCCGCAGCAGGTAGTCCGGTTCGCCGAACAGCCGCTGGGCGTCCAGGACGTGGTCGAGTTCGCCGACGGCCCGCTCGAACTCGGCGATGGTGGCGCGGTCCTCCTGGCGCATGGACACGAAGACCAACGCCTCGAAGTTCAGCCCGAGCGCCGTCGCGTCCACCACCGCCCGGTAGCCCTGGATGGCACCGGAACGCTCCAGCTCACGCAGCCGCCGGTGGCAGGGCGAGACGCTGAGCCGCACCCGCGCGGCCAGCTCGGTCACGGTCAGCCGCCCGTCCTGTTGCAGCTCGGCAAGGATCTTCCGGTCCACGTCGTCCATGAAGAAGATTCTTGCTCGCGATGGCGGATCAAGGGCAATTTTCAGGAACACTTTCGGGCCGATCGCGCCTAATGTCCCCTTCATGGACTCGGGACTGCTCTTCTCCTTCCTCGTCGTGGACCTGCTGCTGGTGTGCGTGCCGGGCGCCGACTGGGCGTACGTCATCGCGACCGCCCTGCGCGGCGCCCGGGTGCCGCGCGCGGTGGCGGGCCTGGTCTGCGGATACGCGCTGCACACGGCCCTGGCGACGGCCGGTCTCGCGGTCCTGGTGGCGAGTTCGCCGACGCTGCTGACGGCGCTGACGGTGGCGGGCGCGGGCTATCTGCTCTGGCTGGGCTGGGGCGTGCTGCGCCGCCCGGCGACCCCGGCGGCGGGCGCGGCGGCGCCGGCCGAGGGGCGGCCCTTTCTGCGCGGGGCCACGATCAGCGGCCTGAACCCGAAGGGTCTGCTGCTCTACCTCTCCGTGCTGCCCCAGTTCCTCACCCTGCGCGGCGCCCATCTGCCCGTCCCCGCGCAGACGGCGACGCTCGGCGTGCTGCACATGGCGTGCTGCGCGGTCGTCTACCTCGCCGTGGGTGCGCTCGCCCGCGTCCTGCTCGCCGCCCGCCCGGCGGCGGCCCGCGCGGTCGCCCGCACCTCGGGGGCGGCCATGCTGGGCATCGGCGCGCTCCTCCTGGTGGAGCGGCTGGCGACCCTCTAGGGGAGAGCGCTCGGGGGCTGTGTCGCGTCTCAGGGGGACGGTGGCGCCCGGCCGGGCGGGGACGCGTGCTCCGGGCCGGCTGTGAGCGCGGCGGCACGGATGTGACGATGGGGGAATGGGAACTGATCTCCCGGCGCTGCTGAGGTCGCTGCGGGTGTGGGACGCGGGCACGACGACGCTGCCCGCCTTCGACCCCGAGACCGCCCCGCCCACCCCGCTGCCGCT
This Streptomyces misionensis DNA region includes the following protein-coding sequences:
- a CDS encoding LysE family translocator codes for the protein MDSGLLFSFLVVDLLLVCVPGADWAYVIATALRGARVPRAVAGLVCGYALHTALATAGLAVLVASSPTLLTALTVAGAGYLLWLGWGVLRRPATPAAGAAAPAEGRPFLRGATISGLNPKGLLLYLSVLPQFLTLRGAHLPVPAQTATLGVLHMACCAVVYLAVGALARVLLAARPAAARAVARTSGAAMLGIGALLLVERLATL
- a CDS encoding Lrp/AsnC family transcriptional regulator, which codes for MDDVDRKILAELQQDGRLTVTELAARVRLSVSPCHRRLRELERSGAIQGYRAVVDATALGLNFEALVFVSMRQEDRATIAEFERAVGELDHVLDAQRLFGEPDYLLRVATADLAAFQRLYDDRLATLPGVQRLTSTLVMKHVVRDRPLPS
- a CDS encoding VOC family protein; this translates as MEAQLPDLEAGKRFYGELFGWSFEEGHGGSVWARLGGEPVAALERKTDGRMPTVWTVYFATPDAQTLGRRIVAAGGQLVVAPYPVGDLGRAALAADPEGAVFGLWQARRHPGFGRRHEPGTFAWAELYTRDTTGANTFYGGLFHHALFAPGAEPDFGRADVTDVFPAEMPPHVLTHFRVTGLDDALAAVRRLGGRVQAAPFETSYGRVAVVTDNQGASFALLRR
- a CDS encoding TetR family transcriptional regulator, which codes for MRTVDGRVAGRRGQATRQKLLDCLSEMLSSSPYRDVKVIDVARKAGTSPATFYQYFPDVEGAVLEIAEQMAAEGAGLTELLEGRSWAGRSGWQTSQELVDGFLDFWKKHDAILRVVDLGAAEGDKRFYKIRMKILNSVNSSLADSITELQTKGRVDKDVNPAAVAGSLVAMLAAVAAHQKGFSSWGVKQAELKPNLALLVHLGVTGRKPSK